The window CCTCATCGGCCTTGGCGTCATGGGATCGAACCTCGCGCTCAATATCGCCGAGAAGGGCTATCCGGTCGCCGTCTACAACCGCACGTCCTCGCGCACCGGCGCGTTCTTCGAGAATGCCGGCGCATTGCGCGAGAACATCGTGCCGTGCACGTCGCTCGAGGAACTGGTCGCCCAGATCAAGCCGCCGCGCCCGATCATCCTCATGGTGCAGGCCGGAAAGGCGGTCGACGAACAGATCGAGGGTCTTCGCGACCTTCTGGCGAAAAACGACATCATCATCGATGCCGGCAATGCCAATTTCCGTGACACGATACGCCGGTTCGAGGAGCTGGAAGGCTCCGGCCTGACCTTTATCGGCATGGGCGTTTCGGGTGGCGAAGAAGGTGCGCGCCACGGCCCGTCCATCATGGTCGGCGGCAAGGAAGACGCCTACCGCCGCGTCGAGCCGATCCTGACCGCCATCGCGGCGCGCTTCGAAGACGAGGCGTGTTCGGCATGGCTGGGCGAGGGTGGCGCGGGCCACTTCGTCAAGACCATCCACAACGGCATCGAATATGCCGACATGCAGATGATCGCCGAGATCTACGGCGTGCTGCGCGACGGGTTCGGTATGCCTGCCGCCGAGATTGGCAAGATTTTCGAGGGTTGGAACAAGGGACGCCTGAATTCCTATCTCGTCGAAATCACGGCCGCGGTCCTCGCGGCGGCCGATCCCAAATCGGGTAAGCCGATCGTCGACATGATCCTGGACCGCGCCGGCCAGAAGGGCACGGGCCGCTGGGCCGCGATCGAAGCGCAGATGATGGGCGTGCCCGCGACCGCGATCGAATCCGCCGTCGCCGCGCGCAGCCTGTCCGCCGAGAAGACGATCCGCGAGGCTGCTGCTGCTGCGTATGGCCCTGCTGTGGCCCCGTCCGGCAAGGCGCCCGACGCCGCGTTCATCGACGATCTCGAACTGGCGCTCTTCGCGGGCAAGGTCGCGGCCTATGCGCAGGGTTTCGCGGTCATGGAAGAGGCATCGTCGGAGTTCAAA is drawn from Mesorhizobium sp. CAU 1732 and contains these coding sequences:
- the gndA gene encoding NADP-dependent phosphogluconate dehydrogenase, with the protein product MSKAEIGLIGLGVMGSNLALNIAEKGYPVAVYNRTSSRTGAFFENAGALRENIVPCTSLEELVAQIKPPRPIILMVQAGKAVDEQIEGLRDLLAKNDIIIDAGNANFRDTIRRFEELEGSGLTFIGMGVSGGEEGARHGPSIMVGGKEDAYRRVEPILTAIAARFEDEACSAWLGEGGAGHFVKTIHNGIEYADMQMIAEIYGVLRDGFGMPAAEIGKIFEGWNKGRLNSYLVEITAAVLAAADPKSGKPIVDMILDRAGQKGTGRWAAIEAQMMGVPATAIESAVAARSLSAEKTIREAAAAAYGPAVAPSGKAPDAAFIDDLELALFAGKVAAYAQGFAVMEEASSEFKWNLPMATIARIWRAGCIIRSQFLSTLAQSFEADPDAENLLLIDHFVGQMQEAQPSLRRIVAHAALAGQPAPALSAALGYFDSFRQARGTANLIQAQRDFFGAHGFERIDEDGAHHGPWGSGLAG